The Pseudomonadota bacterium genome has a window encoding:
- a CDS encoding peptidoglycan-binding protein yields the protein MLLKVGSAGDDVKKVQTRLGIKADGFFGTATENAVKAWQGANGLTADGIVGTDTFLKMFPDAAAGKPAPVGGTDNVNVSGLSMDKLVNHVPDAVINEIAGCAEKFQINSSLRLAHFLAQCSHESGGFKVTQENLHYSADGLKKTFSKYFPGNLADSYARQPEKIASRVYANRMGNGDEASKDGYKFRGRGYIQLTGKNNYRAFDETVEDNILNDPDLVASKYPLLSAAWFWQSRSLNTLADKGSGEEVVTEITKKVNGGTIGLAERIKYFKEFYELLA from the coding sequence ATGTTGCTTAAAGTTGGATCAGCAGGCGATGATGTAAAAAAAGTACAAACCAGATTAGGGATTAAAGCTGATGGTTTTTTTGGTACAGCGACAGAAAACGCGGTAAAAGCCTGGCAGGGCGCAAATGGTTTAACCGCGGACGGCATTGTCGGTACTGATACCTTTTTAAAAATGTTTCCTGATGCCGCTGCCGGAAAACCGGCGCCTGTAGGCGGAACAGATAACGTCAATGTTTCAGGCTTATCAATGGATAAGCTGGTAAATCATGTTCCTGATGCGGTTATCAATGAAATTGCCGGGTGTGCTGAAAAATTCCAGATCAACTCTTCCCTGCGTTTAGCTCACTTTTTAGCACAGTGCAGTCACGAAAGCGGTGGCTTTAAAGTTACCCAAGAGAATTTGCATTATTCTGCCGACGGTTTAAAAAAGACATTTTCCAAGTATTTTCCCGGCAACCTGGCTGACAGTTACGCGCGGCAACCGGAAAAAATCGCGTCACGTGTTTACGCGAACAGAATGGGTAATGGCGACGAGGCAAGCAAGGATGGTTATAAATTCAGAGGTCGAGGCTATATTCAATTAACCGGTAAAAATAATTACCGGGCCTTTGATGAAACAGTAGAAGACAATATATTGAACGACCCTGATCTGGTTGCGTCCAAGTATCCCTTGTTGTCAGCCGCCTGGTTCTGGCAATCCCGTTCGCTGAACACCCTGGCTGACAAAGGTTCAGGCGAGGAGGTGGTAACGGAAATTACTAAAAAAGTTAACGGCGGCACCATCGGCTTAGCCGAACGTATTAAATATTTTAAGGAGTTCTATGAGTTGTTAGCCTAA
- a CDS encoding outer membrane lipoprotein-sorting protein has product MFKTLIALLMVVFLAATAYAIDGAQLLARIDKNLSPESYESYRKIINIEPNGSKKEYTYYTAKKGKDKIVGLFLSPASDKGRSTLRLADNMWLYIPNVGKPVRITSLQSVVGGVFNNADILALDYAVEYDVEKVDASGSEQLIFLKAKTKSVAYDRLKMWVDKDKLVPIKIECLTEADMLIKTLYFKDIKDFGNGLVRPAVIETDSPLYKGYKSVMVFAKIKKRDFKDEVFTLTFMPKMESLR; this is encoded by the coding sequence ATGTTTAAAACATTAATAGCATTACTGATGGTAGTATTTCTCGCTGCAACTGCCTATGCCATTGACGGTGCCCAGCTTCTTGCACGGATAGACAAGAACTTGAGCCCGGAGTCCTATGAATCATACCGGAAAATCATCAACATAGAGCCGAATGGCAGCAAAAAGGAATATACCTATTACACTGCAAAAAAAGGGAAAGACAAGATTGTGGGGCTATTTCTCTCCCCGGCAAGCGACAAAGGGAGGAGCACGCTCAGGCTGGCCGATAATATGTGGCTCTACATCCCGAACGTGGGAAAGCCGGTTCGCATCACAAGCCTCCAGTCCGTGGTCGGCGGAGTCTTTAATAATGCCGATATTCTGGCCCTTGATTACGCTGTCGAATACGACGTTGAGAAAGTTGATGCTTCCGGCTCTGAACAGCTTATATTTCTCAAAGCAAAGACAAAGAGCGTGGCTTATGACAGGCTCAAGATGTGGGTGGACAAGGACAAGCTTGTTCCCATAAAGATAGAGTGCCTTACCGAAGCTGATATGCTGATCAAAACCCTCTATTTCAAGGATATAAAGGACTTTGGCAATGGACTTGTAAGACCCGCAGTTATAGAGACTGACAGTCCGCTTTACAAAGGCTATAAATCGGTCATGGTCTTTGCCAAGATCAAGAAACGGGATTTTAAGGATGAGGTCTTTACCCTGACCTTTATGCCGAAGATGGAATCGCTGAGGTAA
- a CDS encoding ABC transporter ATP-binding protein, with amino-acid sequence MGLIKVEDVTKEYKVGEVSLKALKGVSFEIDPASFVSFVGPSGSGKTTLLNLIGCLDKPTEGRLTVAGTDVLALDRRRSALFRGNNIGFIFQDFNLIPVLTVYENIEYPLLMVQNIPSAKRRERVMKLLSAVGMLEQETKYPDQISGGQKQRVAVARALVTNPSLVLADEPTANLDSKTAYMIIELMKKMRDEFSTTFIFSTHDQKIVGEAEIIYTLEDGLLKDRQVKGGANG; translated from the coding sequence ATGGGATTGATCAAAGTTGAAGACGTAACTAAAGAATATAAAGTAGGGGAGGTAAGTCTCAAGGCATTGAAAGGAGTGAGCTTTGAGATTGATCCTGCCTCCTTCGTCTCCTTTGTGGGGCCTTCTGGAAGCGGCAAGACAACGCTCCTGAACCTGATCGGATGTCTTGATAAACCAACAGAGGGCCGTTTAACAGTAGCAGGCACGGATGTCCTGGCCCTCGACCGTAGAAGAAGCGCCCTCTTCAGGGGCAATAATATCGGCTTCATATTCCAGGATTTCAACCTTATTCCCGTGCTCACTGTGTACGAGAATATTGAGTATCCCCTGCTTATGGTTCAGAACATTCCATCAGCAAAAAGGCGAGAGCGCGTAATGAAACTCCTTAGTGCTGTGGGTATGCTGGAGCAGGAAACCAAATATCCTGATCAGATAAGCGGCGGGCAAAAACAGCGGGTAGCTGTAGCGCGCGCTCTCGTGACAAACCCGAGTCTTGTACTCGCTGATGAGCCGACAGCAAACCTTGATTCCAAAACAGCATACATGATTATAGAGCTGATGAAAAAGATGAGGGATGAATTCAGCACTACTTTTATCTTCTCAACGCATGACCAGAAGATCGTAGGAGAAGCGGAAATCATATATACCCTCGAGGATGGATTGTTAAAAGACCGCCAGGTAAAGGGAGGGGCTAATGGGTAA
- a CDS encoding ABC transporter permease — MGNLFKIAIRNLMRYRRRTLLTGSLVAIGVVFVLIFAAVSGSFKNMIIGQITDSMLGHIQIHQKGYVASIDNLPLTLNMGPQAMARVDKLLSGTSGVEAYSPRIKFGGGFSNYTETTNVRLNGVYPEKELKTVPLLASRIIEGEKAVKKDEILIPELLARGMKIKVGDMVVIIATNKDGSVNGKQLKVGGILESATGPGGRDGYLHIEDAMEILRMDAPEVSEIAVRLHNFGNLKSVYNKLTSALSKELDKEGKHVFEIHTWEGLSPFYNIARMIDMMAFFIKLMLIAIVLVSIMNVMVMAVYERIREIGTIAAIGTLPGKILSMFLIEGFSLGVFGAAIGTVFGLIIINILGLAKITFNFGMQTGLVLSPVIRVPDVIVTALIVILVATAGSLQPAFKASRMKPIEALRHV, encoded by the coding sequence ATGGGTAATCTCTTCAAAATAGCCATCAGGAATCTCATGAGATACAGGAGAAGGACGCTTCTCACCGGATCGCTCGTAGCAATAGGAGTTGTCTTCGTCCTTATCTTTGCTGCCGTATCCGGTTCTTTTAAAAACATGATCATCGGCCAGATTACAGATTCCATGCTGGGCCACATTCAGATCCATCAAAAGGGCTATGTGGCGTCAATTGACAACCTGCCGCTGACTCTGAACATGGGACCCCAGGCCATGGCAAGGGTGGACAAATTGCTTTCCGGGACATCCGGCGTTGAAGCATATTCGCCGAGAATAAAGTTTGGAGGAGGATTCAGCAATTATACTGAGACGACTAATGTCAGGCTCAACGGCGTGTATCCGGAAAAAGAGCTGAAGACAGTTCCGCTCCTTGCGTCAAGAATCATTGAAGGCGAGAAGGCTGTAAAAAAGGATGAGATTCTTATTCCGGAGTTGCTTGCTCGCGGCATGAAGATCAAGGTCGGGGACATGGTTGTCATCATAGCCACGAACAAGGACGGCTCAGTGAATGGGAAACAGTTGAAAGTCGGTGGAATACTTGAAAGCGCTACAGGACCTGGCGGAAGGGATGGCTATCTCCATATCGAGGATGCCATGGAAATCCTCAGGATGGATGCTCCGGAGGTGAGCGAGATTGCCGTAAGGCTCCACAATTTTGGAAATCTCAAATCTGTTTATAATAAACTCACCAGCGCCCTTTCGAAAGAGCTTGACAAAGAGGGTAAACACGTATTTGAGATACATACCTGGGAAGGGCTGTCACCCTTTTACAATATAGCCCGTATGATTGATATGATGGCATTTTTCATCAAACTTATGCTGATTGCCATTGTGCTGGTGAGTATCATGAATGTGATGGTCATGGCGGTCTATGAGAGAATCAGGGAGATAGGCACCATCGCAGCCATAGGGACTCTGCCCGGGAAAATCCTCTCCATGTTCCTCATAGAGGGCTTTTCTCTCGGCGTTTTTGGTGCTGCGATAGGAACGGTCTTTGGGCTAATCATCATCAATATCCTTGGTCTGGCAAAGATTACTTTTAATTTCGGGATGCAGACAGGGCTTGTTTTGTCACCGGTGATTAGAGTGCCGGATGTCATTGTCACGGCATTGATCGTTATCCTCGTTGCCACGGCTGGAAGTCTCCAGCCGGCATTCAAAGCATCCAGAATGAAGCCTATAGAGGCACTCAGACATGTATAA